A window from Theropithecus gelada isolate Dixy chromosome 1, Tgel_1.0, whole genome shotgun sequence encodes these proteins:
- the CPLANE2 gene encoding REM2- and Rab-like small GTPase 1, which translates to MARPPVPGSVVVPNWHESAEGKEYLACILRKNRRRVFGLLERPVLPPPVSIDTASYKIFVSGKSGVGKTALVAKLAGLEVPVVHHETTGIQTTVVFWPAKLQASGRVVMFRFEFWDCGESALKKFDHMLPACMENTDAFLFLFSFTDRASFEDLPGQLTRIAGEAPGVVRMVIGSKFDQYMHTDVPERDLIAFRQAWELPLLRVKSVPGRRLADGRTLDGRAGLADVAHVLNGLAEQLWHQDQVAAGLLPNPPESAPE; encoded by the exons ATGGCCAGACCTCCCGTGCCCGGTTCGGTGGTTGTCCCAAACTGGCACGAAAGTGCTGAGGGCAAGGAGTACCTGGCTTGCATTCTGCGCAAGAACCGCCGGCGGGTGTTTG GCCTGCTTGAGCGGCCAGTGCTGCCGCCGCCTGTGTCCATCGACACTGCCAGCTATAAGATCTTTGTGTCTGGGAAGAGTGGTGTGGGCAAGACGGCGCTGGTGGCCAAGCTGGCTGGCCTGGAGGTGCCTGTGGTGCACCACGAGACCACCG GCATCCAGACCACCGTGGTATTTTGGCCAGCCAAGTTGCAGGCCAGTGGCCGTGTCGTCATGTTTCGTTTTGAGTTCTGGGACTGTGGAGAGTCTGCACTCAAAAAGTTCGATCATATGCTCCCG GCTTGCATGGAGAACACAGatgccttcctcttcctcttctccttcactGACCGTGCCTCCTTTGAAGACCTCCCTGGACAGCTGACCCGCATAGCAGGTGAGGCCCCTGGTGTCGTCAGGATGGTCATTGGCTCCAA ATTTGACCAGTACATGCACACAGACGTGCCTGAGCGGGACCTCATAGCCTTTCGGCAGGCCTGGGAGCTGCCCCTGCTACGGGTGAAGAGTGTGCCAGGGCGGCGGCTGGCTGATGGGCGCACGCTGGACGGGCGGGCTGGGCTGGCTGACGTTGCCCACGTACTCAACGGCCTTGCTGAGCAGCTGTGGCACCAGGACCAGGTGGCAGCTGGCCTGCTTCCCAACCCCCCAGAGAGTGCTCCTGAATGA